A genomic window from Candidatus Liberibacter americanus str. Sao Paulo includes:
- a CDS encoding ribonuclease J, translating to MVERKDLVFLPLGGVGEIGMNMYLYGCGVPGKRKWIMVDCGVAFPRDDSIGVSLVFPDITFLLKERKNLMAIIITHAHEDHYGALHDLWVLLNVPVYASPFAIALLEAKSFYNHVPNNIICKPFKVGDKIDIHPFSIEPLRVNHSIPESMALIIRSPLGNIVHTGDWKVDDTAILGDTTDQKALCAIGNEGVLALMCDSTNAMCDESYITEKDVTNGLYNIIEKASGCVAITTFSSSISRICSIIDVAEKLGRYVLLLGTSLKRVVNVAIDIGLIKKDQKFLSEEEFGSYPRNKLVIILTGSQGEPRSALSQLSRNGMCNISLCENDLVIFSSRAIPGNETAIGDVKNRLIEQGVKIIVGDLDNAVHVSGHPYRNDLKKMYEWVRPQIIVPIHGEAMHLVSQRDLALEFGVYNVPFIRNGHMLRLSPSPVEIIDEVVHGRFFKDGHLVGKSEDLGISKRRKLSFAGHLSVNIVVDNYYDIVGVPEIIDIGLPFYCADGTKLSKILLKTIITTVINMNKSSRKDLKLLRESIKKSLRSAINNIWGKKPIVTVFVNKISY from the coding sequence ATGGTAGAACGAAAAGACTTGGTTTTCTTGCCACTTGGTGGTGTCGGTGAGATTGGAATGAACATGTATCTTTATGGATGTGGAGTTCCTGGAAAACGCAAATGGATAATGGTTGATTGTGGAGTAGCATTTCCAAGAGATGATTCCATAGGAGTAAGTTTGGTTTTCCCAGATATTACGTTTCTACTGAAAGAACGTAAGAATCTTATGGCTATTATTATTACGCATGCACATGAGGATCATTATGGTGCTTTACATGATTTATGGGTATTATTAAATGTTCCAGTATATGCTTCTCCTTTTGCTATTGCTCTTTTAGAGGCTAAAAGTTTTTACAATCACGTTCCTAATAATATTATATGTAAACCATTTAAAGTAGGAGATAAGATTGATATACATCCTTTTTCTATTGAACCTTTGCGAGTGAATCATTCAATTCCAGAATCTATGGCATTAATTATTCGTTCTCCATTAGGAAATATTGTGCACACAGGTGATTGGAAAGTTGATGATACTGCTATACTCGGAGATACTACAGATCAGAAGGCTTTATGTGCAATAGGTAATGAAGGTGTCTTGGCATTAATGTGTGATTCAACTAATGCAATGTGTGATGAATCATATATTACAGAAAAGGATGTAACTAATGGGCTTTATAATATAATTGAAAAAGCTTCAGGATGTGTCGCAATTACAACTTTTTCATCAAGTATTAGTCGAATTTGTAGTATAATTGATGTTGCTGAAAAACTAGGTCGTTATGTTTTGCTACTTGGAACTTCTTTGAAAAGAGTAGTAAATGTTGCTATTGATATTGGTTTAATTAAAAAAGATCAAAAATTTCTTTCAGAAGAAGAATTTGGTTCTTATCCTCGGAATAAATTAGTTATTATCCTTACTGGAAGTCAGGGTGAGCCACGTTCGGCTTTATCTCAATTATCACGTAATGGAATGTGTAATATATCATTATGTGAGAATGATTTAGTTATATTTTCATCTCGAGCCATTCCTGGTAATGAAACTGCAATAGGTGATGTAAAGAATAGGTTGATAGAACAAGGTGTTAAAATAATTGTTGGAGATTTAGACAATGCAGTTCATGTTTCAGGTCATCCATATCGTAATGATTTGAAAAAGATGTATGAATGGGTTCGCCCTCAAATTATTGTGCCAATTCATGGAGAAGCTATGCATCTTGTTTCTCAAAGAGATCTTGCCTTAGAGTTTGGTGTTTATAATGTTCCATTTATTAGAAATGGTCACATGTTGCGTCTTTCCCCAAGTCCTGTTGAGATTATTGATGAGGTTGTTCATGGAAGATTTTTTAAAGATGGTCATTTGGTAGGTAAAAGTGAAGATTTAGGTATCTCTAAAAGAAGGAAGCTTTCTTTTGCGGGGCATTTATCCGTCAATATAGTTGTTGATAATTATTATGATATAGTAGGTGTGCCTGAAATTATTGACATAGGATTACCTTTTTATTGTGCTGATGGAACAAAACTTAGCAAGATTTTATTAAAAACGATTATTACGACAGTTATTAATATGAATAAATCTAGTCGTAAAGATTTGAAATTGCTGCGAGAATCGATTAAGAAATCTTTGCGTTCTGCCATAAATAATATTTGGGGTAAAAAGCCTATAGTGACTGTTTTCGTTAATAAGATATCTTATTAA
- the proS gene encoding proline--tRNA ligase, whose protein sequence is MKRSRYFLPIMNKNPKNAEIISHQLMLRSGMIHQHSKGIYSWLPLGKKVLDKINIIIREEQNRIGAIELLMPTLQSADLWHESGRYQSYGKEMLRIFDRNDKPMLYGPTNEEMVVDIFRSYVKSYRDLPLSFYQIQLKFRDELRPRFGTMRSREFIMKDAYSFDLTRESSEHSYNKMFVSYLRIFHRMGLNSIPMRAESGPIGGDLSHEFIVLADTGETQVFCSKDFIDFSIPPDTTDFDDVVGIKNIVNNWTSPYSATSDVHDDNLFSSLPEEKRFVARGIEVGHIFHFGTKYSKPMFATVKGPDGKDHYVNMGSYGIGSMRIVPAIIESSHDEKGIIWPDSISPFDVYVINLKIKNHECSAVCDKIYENLSSMGCDVFLDDMDDQAGSKFAIADLLGFPLQIIIGTRFISNGIIEIKHRATGERKDMSLDEAINYISNFFANISR, encoded by the coding sequence ATGAAGAGATCTAGGTATTTTTTGCCAATCATGAATAAAAATCCTAAAAATGCAGAGATTATTTCGCATCAACTTATGCTGCGCTCAGGAATGATTCATCAGCATTCAAAAGGAATATATTCTTGGCTGCCTCTAGGCAAAAAAGTTCTTGATAAAATTAATATAATTATTCGTGAAGAGCAAAATCGGATAGGTGCAATTGAACTTCTTATGCCAACTCTACAATCAGCAGATTTATGGCATGAAAGTGGTCGTTATCAATCTTATGGTAAGGAGATGTTACGTATATTTGATCGGAATGATAAGCCAATGCTTTATGGTCCGACCAATGAAGAAATGGTTGTAGATATTTTTCGTTCTTATGTTAAATCATATAGAGACCTTCCATTGAGCTTTTATCAAATTCAATTAAAATTTAGAGATGAGCTTAGACCACGTTTTGGAACTATGCGTTCCCGCGAATTTATTATGAAAGATGCCTATTCTTTTGATTTGACTCGTGAGTCTTCTGAACATTCCTATAATAAGATGTTTGTATCATATCTTCGTATATTTCATCGTATGGGACTTAATTCTATACCAATGCGTGCAGAATCTGGTCCAATTGGCGGTGATTTAAGTCATGAGTTTATCGTCCTTGCAGATACGGGGGAAACGCAGGTTTTTTGCTCTAAAGATTTTATTGATTTTTCTATTCCTCCAGATACTACAGATTTTGATGATGTTGTTGGAATAAAAAATATAGTTAACAATTGGACTTCCCCATATTCTGCTACTTCTGATGTTCATGATGATAATTTATTTAGTTCTCTGCCAGAAGAAAAAAGATTTGTTGCACGAGGGATTGAGGTAGGGCACATTTTTCATTTTGGCACTAAATATTCTAAACCAATGTTTGCAACGGTTAAAGGCCCAGATGGGAAAGATCATTATGTTAATATGGGATCGTATGGGATTGGTTCGATGAGGATTGTTCCTGCGATTATTGAGTCTTCGCATGATGAAAAAGGTATTATTTGGCCTGATTCAATATCTCCTTTTGATGTTTATGTTATTAATTTGAAAATTAAAAATCATGAATGTAGTGCGGTATGCGATAAGATTTATGAAAATTTATCTAGCATGGGCTGTGATGTGTTTTTAGATGATATGGATGATCAGGCTGGATCTAAATTTGCTATAGCCGATTTATTGGGTTTTCCATTGCAAATAATTATTGGTACAAGGTTTATTTCTAATGGTATTATTGAAATAAAACATAGGGCTACAGGAGAAAGAAAAGATATGTCCTTAGATGAAGCAATAAATTATATTAGTAATTTTTTTGCTAATATAAGCAGATGA
- a CDS encoding lipoprotein-releasing ABC transporter permease subunit — protein sequence MFVFSRLEIKVARHYLFSHRRDSFISVAVFVSFIGVMIGVMALIVVMSVMNGFRADIIKRVLGVNGHIIVYPNYSQFKDYKSIENRLSSISDVKKVLPFVNGQAFISNMGLGGSGVSVRGIEETDFTNITGSFVDFYGNKSDIFMNGRGIVIGENLAKNLDVIVGDKVKLISPNGDVTPLGTYIRSKTYTVSAIFKTTISDYDSGMIYMSLKEAKFYFNLKNDISGIEIFAENPDKITTINKSIQEILGYDVSVIDWRQRYKSLFSAMEIENNAMFVILTLIVFVASLNIVSSLIMLVKEKSRDIAVLRTMGASISSIMRIFFMIGAFVGISGTFVGVISGILISLNIDLIRKFILNTFGIVIFDINAYALTELPVQISWHEVLWVIIMAVLLSFFATIFPSWRASRVDPVKTLRYE from the coding sequence ATGTTTGTTTTTTCTAGATTAGAGATTAAAGTTGCTCGGCATTATTTATTTTCGCATAGACGAGATTCATTTATTTCTGTTGCAGTATTTGTTTCGTTTATTGGAGTTATGATAGGTGTGATGGCTTTGATAGTTGTTATGTCTGTAATGAATGGATTTAGGGCTGATATTATTAAACGTGTTTTGGGTGTTAATGGACATATAATAGTATATCCAAATTATTCGCAGTTTAAAGATTATAAATCTATTGAGAATCGTCTTAGTTCTATTAGTGATGTTAAAAAAGTTTTGCCTTTTGTAAATGGTCAAGCATTTATATCAAATATGGGATTAGGTGGGTCTGGTGTATCTGTGCGTGGTATAGAAGAAACTGATTTCACTAATATTACTGGTTCTTTTGTAGATTTTTATGGGAATAAATCAGATATTTTCATGAATGGAAGAGGTATAGTTATAGGGGAAAATCTTGCTAAAAATTTGGATGTTATAGTTGGTGATAAAGTAAAACTTATTTCTCCAAATGGTGATGTTACTCCTTTAGGTACATATATTCGATCTAAGACATATACTGTTTCTGCAATTTTTAAAACAACAATTTCGGATTATGATTCTGGAATGATTTATATGTCACTTAAAGAAGCTAAGTTTTATTTTAACTTGAAAAACGATATCTCTGGTATAGAAATTTTTGCTGAAAATCCTGATAAGATTACAACAATAAATAAAAGCATTCAAGAAATTTTGGGATATGATGTATCGGTTATTGATTGGAGACAGCGTTATAAATCTTTATTTTCTGCTATGGAAATTGAGAATAATGCAATGTTTGTTATTCTTACATTGATAGTCTTTGTTGCTTCTCTTAATATTGTTTCTAGTTTAATTATGTTGGTTAAAGAGAAAAGTCGTGATATAGCGGTTTTACGCACTATGGGTGCAAGTATATCTTCCATTATGCGTATATTTTTTATGATAGGTGCTTTTGTTGGTATTTCTGGAACATTTGTAGGTGTTATTAGTGGAATTTTAATATCTTTGAACATTGATTTAATAAGGAAATTTATTCTTAATACATTTGGAATAGTTATATTTGATATAAATGCATATGCATTAACTGAATTGCCTGTTCAAATTTCATGGCATGAAGTTTTATGGGTTATTATAATGGCTGTTTTATTGTCTTTTTTTGCGACAATTTTTCCTAGTTGGAGAGCGTCTAGAGTAGATCCTGTTAAAACTTTGCGCTATGAGTAG
- a CDS encoding ABC transporter ATP-binding protein yields the protein MNNNDLLVLQNIKHVYRHIEDSFPVLEDVNISLRSGEMTALVSPSGTGKSTILHIAGLLEVPDEGNVIIDGQLCNELSDDDKSFLRCSKIGFVYQAHRLLTDFSVIENIILPQMIAGVDYKEAYKRSMDLLEFMGMVKYANRRSSDLSGGEQQRISICRSIANAPMILLADEPTGNLDPKTAISVFGVLRELVINFGLSALIATHNYDISSLMDRKITIKDGKIVEL from the coding sequence TTGAATAATAATGATTTACTAGTACTTCAAAATATCAAACATGTCTATCGACATATAGAAGATTCATTTCCAGTCCTTGAAGATGTTAATATTAGTTTGAGAAGTGGTGAAATGACAGCGCTTGTTTCTCCATCAGGGACAGGAAAATCTACTATTTTACATATTGCTGGCTTATTAGAAGTTCCAGATGAGGGAAATGTAATTATTGATGGACAATTATGTAATGAATTATCTGATGATGATAAGTCGTTTTTGCGTTGTTCTAAAATTGGATTTGTATATCAAGCTCATCGCCTTTTAACAGATTTTTCTGTTATAGAAAATATTATTTTACCACAAATGATTGCTGGGGTAGATTACAAGGAAGCTTATAAGCGTTCGATGGACCTTTTGGAATTTATGGGAATGGTTAAATATGCTAACCGTCGCTCTTCTGACCTCTCTGGAGGAGAACAACAGAGAATATCTATTTGTAGATCTATTGCGAATGCTCCTATGATTCTTTTGGCAGATGAGCCAACGGGTAATTTAGATCCTAAAACAGCAATTTCGGTATTTGGTGTTTTGAGAGAGCTGGTCATTAACTTTGGTTTATCGGCTCTTATTGCTACACATAATTATGATATTTCTTCTCTTATGGATCGTAAAATTACAATTAAAGATGGAAAGATTGTTGAATTATAG
- the ubiG gene encoding bifunctional 2-polyprenyl-6-hydroxyphenol methylase/3-demethylubiquinol 3-O-methyltransferase UbiG, with protein MKHRSQEYTTKNQEDINRFSNIASEWWNPNGKFRPLHKINPVRLSYIKSKIIQYFKRDSYEAYPLKGLRILDIGCGGGLLSEPIAKMGATVVGIDPSSKNIEIAKNHADSEKIKIDYRVTCPEELVETNEKFDVILNMEVIEHVENIDYFMKICCSLMISDGLMFISTINRNFKAMLLAIIGAEYILKWLPKGTHQYEKLVKPEEIYALLLANKAKIIDCVGINYNILFDKWSISKNNKDVNYIVLATMPKTS; from the coding sequence ATGAAACACAGATCTCAAGAATATACCACTAAAAATCAAGAAGACATAAATAGATTCTCAAATATAGCATCAGAATGGTGGAATCCAAATGGAAAATTTCGCCCATTACATAAAATAAATCCAGTCCGATTATCGTATATAAAAAGTAAAATAATACAATATTTTAAACGAGATAGCTATGAAGCATATCCCTTAAAAGGATTGCGTATACTAGATATAGGTTGCGGCGGTGGACTGCTATCAGAACCAATTGCAAAAATGGGAGCAACTGTAGTAGGGATAGATCCTTCATCAAAAAATATTGAAATCGCAAAAAATCACGCTGATTCAGAAAAAATAAAAATTGACTATCGTGTAACTTGTCCAGAAGAATTAGTGGAAACTAATGAAAAATTCGATGTTATTTTAAACATGGAAGTAATAGAACATGTTGAAAATATCGATTACTTTATGAAAATATGTTGCTCACTTATGATAAGTGATGGTTTAATGTTTATTTCAACAATCAACCGTAATTTTAAAGCAATGTTATTGGCTATTATAGGAGCAGAATATATATTAAAATGGTTACCAAAAGGAACACATCAATACGAAAAACTAGTAAAACCAGAGGAAATATATGCTTTGCTGTTAGCAAACAAAGCAAAAATCATAGATTGTGTCGGAATAAACTATAATATATTATTTGATAAATGGAGCATTTCTAAAAACAATAAAGATGTCAATTACATAGTATTGGCAACTATGCCAAAAACAAGTTAG
- a CDS encoding aspartate kinase, translating to MARIVMKFGGTSVANIDCIHNVALHVKREVDMGQEVAVVVSAMKGETDRLTSLCRKVASNYSKREHDVVVSSGEQVSAGLTAIALQSIGIDVLSLQGWQIPILTDCFYGSARVLSIKSKKIISQMKKGKVVVIPGFQGVDHEGFITTLGRGGSDTSAVAIAAAIEADRCDIYTDVDGIYTTDPRIEPKALLMKKISFEEMLEMSSLGAKVLQVRSVELAMLQKVCLSVRSSFVDQSKFIDTGQELPGTLICSEEEIMEKEFVTGIAYTKDEAQISLRRLQDRPGVSASIFSPLAAANINVDMIVQNISENGKYTDMTFTTPSVDLEKALSVLADNKDKIGYDVIQHDDNLVKISAIGVGMRSHAGVASDFFLCLADKGINIKAITTSEIKISVLIDSSYTELAVRSLHSCYGLDK from the coding sequence ATGGCGCGTATTGTGATGAAATTTGGTGGTACGTCTGTTGCTAATATTGATTGTATCCATAATGTTGCTTTGCATGTGAAGCGTGAAGTCGATATGGGACAAGAAGTTGCAGTCGTTGTTTCTGCTATGAAAGGAGAAACAGACAGATTAACTTCTTTGTGTAGAAAAGTTGCATCTAATTATAGTAAAAGAGAGCATGATGTAGTTGTTTCTTCTGGAGAGCAGGTATCTGCTGGTCTTACTGCCATTGCTTTACAATCAATAGGCATTGATGTTTTATCATTACAAGGATGGCAAATTCCTATTTTGACAGATTGTTTTTATGGATCAGCACGCGTTCTTAGTATTAAAAGTAAAAAAATTATTTCTCAAATGAAAAAAGGAAAAGTTGTAGTTATTCCTGGATTTCAAGGTGTTGATCATGAAGGGTTTATTACTACTCTTGGCCGTGGAGGATCTGATACTTCAGCTGTTGCGATAGCGGCTGCTATTGAGGCAGATCGTTGTGATATTTATACGGATGTTGATGGTATTTATACTACTGATCCACGTATTGAGCCTAAGGCTCTTCTAATGAAAAAAATTTCATTTGAAGAAATGTTAGAGATGTCATCTCTTGGCGCTAAGGTTTTACAAGTTCGTTCTGTAGAATTAGCGATGTTACAGAAAGTATGTTTGTCTGTGCGTTCAAGTTTTGTAGATCAAAGTAAGTTTATTGATACGGGACAAGAATTGCCTGGTACACTTATTTGTAGTGAGGAAGAAATTATGGAAAAAGAATTTGTTACTGGAATTGCTTATACTAAAGATGAAGCTCAGATTTCTTTAAGACGATTGCAAGATCGTCCTGGTGTTTCAGCATCTATTTTTTCTCCTCTTGCTGCAGCTAATATTAATGTTGATATGATTGTTCAAAATATTTCTGAAAACGGCAAGTATACGGATATGACGTTTACTACTCCTTCTGTTGACTTAGAAAAAGCACTTTCAGTTCTTGCTGATAATAAGGATAAGATAGGATATGATGTTATTCAGCATGATGATAATCTTGTAAAAATTTCAGCTATAGGTGTTGGTATGAGAAGTCATGCGGGAGTTGCATCTGATTTCTTTTTATGCCTTGCTGATAAAGGTATTAATATTAAGGCAATTACTACATCCGAAATTAAAATATCTGTCTTAATTGATAGTTCTTATACAGAGTTAGCAGTAAGATCTTTACATTCTTGTTATGGCCTTGATAAATGA
- the prfA gene encoding peptide chain release factor 1 translates to MVCLSHEQMCDIKNRFSEIEFQMSQSPPIDVYIKLNAEYSTISPVVAKIDIYDKAKLEEKDLRAIIEDPDSGLDIQDIAQAEILELEKKIKELEYEISCLLIPKDADDDKSCVIEIRAGTGGAEAALFVRDLFYMYERYAMARKWKVDILSSSDSDDGGYKEIIATISGRGVFARMKFESGVHRVQRVPATEASGRIHTSAATVAVLPEAEEIDIDISPEDIRIDTMRASGAGGQHVNTTDSAVRITHIPTGIIVTSSEKSQHQNRLQAMKVLRSRLYDTERRRVSNERSADRKAQIGSGDRSERIRTYNFPQGRITDHRINLTLYKLEYIMQGDIDEIINALITEHQTRMMGFASD, encoded by the coding sequence TTGGTTTGTCTTTCTCATGAACAGATGTGCGATATAAAGAATCGTTTTTCTGAAATTGAATTTCAGATGTCACAATCGCCTCCTATTGACGTATATATTAAGCTTAATGCTGAATATTCTACGATCAGTCCGGTTGTTGCCAAAATTGATATTTATGATAAAGCAAAATTAGAAGAAAAGGATTTACGTGCTATTATTGAAGATCCAGATTCTGGTTTAGATATTCAAGATATTGCTCAGGCCGAGATTTTAGAATTAGAAAAGAAAATAAAAGAACTTGAATATGAAATAAGTTGTTTATTGATTCCTAAAGATGCTGATGATGATAAGAGTTGTGTTATCGAAATTCGTGCTGGAACAGGGGGGGCAGAAGCGGCATTATTTGTTAGAGATCTTTTCTATATGTATGAGCGTTATGCAATGGCTAGAAAGTGGAAGGTTGATATTTTATCTTCTAGTGATAGTGATGATGGTGGATATAAGGAAATAATTGCAACAATATCTGGAAGAGGGGTGTTTGCTCGTATGAAATTTGAATCAGGTGTACATCGAGTTCAGCGTGTTCCTGCTACTGAAGCTAGTGGAAGGATTCATACTTCAGCTGCAACTGTTGCAGTTTTGCCAGAGGCAGAAGAAATAGATATTGATATTTCTCCAGAAGATATTCGTATTGATACTATGCGTGCATCCGGTGCGGGTGGGCAGCATGTTAATACCACTGATTCAGCAGTAAGGATTACTCACATTCCAACAGGTATAATTGTAACTTCTTCTGAAAAATCACAACATCAGAATAGATTGCAAGCTATGAAAGTTTTACGATCTCGACTTTATGATACCGAAAGAAGACGTGTTTCTAATGAAAGATCGGCGGATCGTAAGGCCCAAATTGGATCTGGTGATCGTTCTGAGCGTATTCGTACTTATAATTTTCCACAAGGACGTATTACGGATCACAGAATAAATCTAACACTATATAAATTGGAATATATAATGCAAGGTGATATTGATGAAATTATTAATGCATTGATTACAGAACATCAAACAAGAATGATGGGTTTTGCTAGTGACTAA